The genomic segment CCGGACGCGATCGATCCGGGGTCCCCCATGGCTAACATTCCGTCCCGCGGCGGGGAAGCCCTGCGCAGGGCGGGCACCGGCAGCTTCCCCCGTAGAGCTGTTGCTGTGCGGCTTCCCCCCTCAAAGCCGTCGCGTCTGCCGATACAGAGGTCAGGAGGAGGGAGAACGTGCCCGGCGACCGCGGGCTGACGTTGATTGAGGTGATCGTTGCCCTGGCCCTGCTGGGGACCGCGCTGGCGGCCATCGCCGGCACGGTGCAGGGGGCGTTCCGCGCCATGCTCCTGGTCGAGCGCACGCTGGAGGTGCAGCAGAACGCGCGCATTGCCGTCGACCGGATGGCAGATGAGCTCCGCTGGGCTGAGGCCGTCCTGGACGACGCCCGCTGCGCCGGCCTGTGCGCCGACCGGATCACCGTGCGCATCTCACCGCACAACCCCCGCCGCCCGGGCGAGACCTACGTGGTCACCTTCCAGCGAGACGAGGTGCAGCGCGAGCTGGAGCGGCGTCTGGGCAGCGCTGTGAACAACCTGGCCGGGTTCATTGAGAGCCTGGTCTTCCGGTACTTTGGACCTGACGGGACAGCGGCCCTCCGCCCGCAGGAGGTCGCCCGGGTGGAGGTGGCGGTGGTAGCCGCAGCGCCCTCCCCGGGAGCCA from the Armatimonadota bacterium genome contains:
- a CDS encoding prepilin-type N-terminal cleavage/methylation domain-containing protein; amino-acid sequence: MPGDRGLTLIEVIVALALLGTALAAIAGTVQGAFRAMLLVERTLEVQQNARIAVDRMADELRWAEAVLDDARCAGLCADRITVRISPHNPRRPGETYVVTFQRDEVQRELERRLGSAVNNLAGFIESLVFRYFGPDGTAALRPQEVARVEVAVVAAAPSPGATRTVTTEVFLRNRPAPTPAP